From a region of the Ketobacter sp. MCCC 1A13808 genome:
- a CDS encoding alpha/beta hydrolase family protein: MVTALRSIALFTATCLLSTAALAFNDDPEPTVPADPSPPSSGDSAFPAVIDFSADGPYRTTKSSGGDCTIYHPRTLSENGVRHPIIVWGNGTGGTPDTYRELLSHFASHGFVVAAANTEDAGSGEEMIDCLNYLTEQNARNSGTFAGTLDLTKVGAAGHSQGGGGTLMAGRDSRIKATAPFEPYVLGLGHDATSQDQQHGPMFLMGGSSDTLVNTDLNQDVVFRVTNVPVFYGILQGAGHFVPVGDGGDFRGPATAWFRYYLMSDQNAAALFLGDNCQLCIDRNWEVRKKDLD, encoded by the coding sequence ATGGTTACAGCTTTACGTTCCATCGCTTTGTTTACAGCGACCTGCCTATTATCGACGGCTGCACTGGCATTTAACGATGATCCGGAACCAACAGTACCAGCAGATCCATCACCCCCGTCCAGCGGAGACTCTGCATTCCCGGCGGTGATCGACTTTTCCGCTGACGGCCCCTATCGCACCACAAAATCCAGCGGTGGAGACTGTACTATCTATCATCCGCGCACCTTGAGTGAAAACGGCGTCCGCCACCCTATTATTGTCTGGGGAAACGGAACCGGAGGAACACCGGACACTTATCGGGAATTATTAAGCCACTTTGCCAGTCACGGTTTTGTTGTTGCAGCAGCCAATACTGAAGACGCTGGCTCAGGCGAAGAAATGATCGATTGCCTGAACTACCTAACCGAGCAGAATGCGCGCAATTCCGGCACCTTTGCCGGCACCCTGGATTTAACCAAAGTGGGTGCGGCCGGCCATTCCCAAGGGGGCGGTGGCACACTCATGGCGGGGCGGGATTCACGTATAAAAGCCACAGCGCCATTTGAACCCTATGTGCTGGGCCTGGGCCATGACGCGACCTCGCAAGATCAACAACATGGCCCCATGTTCCTGATGGGTGGCAGTTCCGACACCCTGGTAAACACAGACCTGAATCAGGATGTCGTTTTCCGGGTCACTAACGTGCCTGTGTTCTACGGTATTTTGCAGGGTGCCGGCCACTTTGTTCCGGTTGGCGATGGCGGCGATTTCCGCGGACCAGCAACCGCCTGGTTCCGTTATTATCTGATGAGCGACCAGAATGCAGCTGCGTTGTTCTTAGGCGATAATTGCCAACTGTGCATCGACCGCAACTGGGAAGTTCGCAAAAAAGACCTCGATTAA
- the tatA gene encoding Sec-independent protein translocase subunit TatA — MGFGGIGIWQLLIVLAIILLIFGTKRLRNLGGDLGGAIKGFKSAMSDEEKKAEEARQIKENAEGDVIDATAEKKKDQV; from the coding sequence ATGGGTTTTGGCGGAATCGGAATTTGGCAATTATTAATCGTATTGGCAATCATCCTGCTGATCTTCGGCACCAAACGTCTACGTAATCTGGGTGGCGATCTGGGTGGTGCAATCAAAGGCTTCAAAAGCGCCATGAGTGACGAAGAGAAAAAAGCGGAAGAAGCCCGGCAAATAAAAGAAAACGCTGAGGGTGACGTGATTGACGCCACCGCCGAGAAGAAAAAAGACCAAGTCTGA
- a CDS encoding metal ABC transporter substrate-binding protein gives MKTLIVSICLLLPSMAWAKLNVFACEPEWASLTQQLGGERVNVYSATTAQQDPHHVEARPSLIAKIRNADLVVCSGAELETGWLPLLLRRSGNPAVQTRQPGYFEAAMQVERLEIPKALDRSMGDVHGAGSPHVHLDPNRLHTIAAKLSQRLALIDEANAAAYQAQWQEFSQQWRRKISQWEQQAIKLSGKKVVVYHQDWVYLNHWLGIQRVATIEPRPGVPPSAADQKRLLEQLQTQPADAIVIAAYQNDKAARWLADKTGLPVIQLPYTVGGDEQSTDLTALMDRTVTLLNGIQR, from the coding sequence ATGAAAACGTTGATTGTATCGATCTGCCTGCTACTGCCATCAATGGCCTGGGCAAAATTAAATGTATTCGCCTGCGAACCTGAGTGGGCTTCACTAACACAACAGCTGGGCGGAGAGCGGGTGAACGTATACAGCGCCACCACGGCGCAGCAGGACCCCCACCACGTAGAAGCACGCCCTTCGCTGATTGCTAAAATACGCAACGCCGATCTGGTTGTGTGCAGCGGTGCAGAGCTGGAAACCGGTTGGTTACCGTTGCTACTGCGGCGATCCGGTAATCCAGCGGTTCAGACCCGACAACCCGGTTATTTTGAAGCCGCCATGCAGGTAGAAAGACTGGAAATTCCGAAAGCCTTGGATCGCTCAATGGGGGATGTACACGGTGCCGGTAGCCCGCATGTGCACCTGGACCCGAACCGTCTGCATACCATTGCAGCAAAGCTATCCCAACGTTTGGCGCTGATCGATGAAGCCAATGCAGCGGCTTACCAGGCGCAGTGGCAAGAGTTCTCGCAACAATGGCGACGCAAGATCAGCCAATGGGAGCAACAGGCAATAAAATTGTCCGGCAAGAAAGTCGTGGTTTATCACCAGGATTGGGTGTATCTGAATCATTGGTTGGGGATACAACGGGTCGCTACCATCGAACCCCGGCCGGGGGTGCCACCCAGCGCTGCAGACCAAAAGCGTTTGCTTGAGCAATTACAAACGCAACCCGCGGATGCAATTGTCATAGCCGCTTACCAAAATGACAAAGCAGCACGCTGGCTTGCCGATAAAACCGGGTTGCCGGTGATTCAGCTGCCCTACACCGTAGGCGGCGACGAGCAAAGCACGGATCTCACCGCATTAATGGATCGTACTGTAACGCTGCTGAACGGGATACAGCGGTGA
- the pip gene encoding prolyl aminopeptidase, which yields MQVLYPDIKPYKEHSIIVDMPHRIHMEECGNPQGIPVLFLHGGPGAGCEPYHRRFFDPEKYRIILFDQRGCGRSVPHASLKTNTTPDLVNDIETIRELLGIESWVLFGGSWGSTLALLYAQAHPERVAGMILRGVFLCRKRDIDWFYRDGANRIFPDQWNELLKALRLNSGDDILQAYDKMLNGDNELQRMAAAKAWAAWEGACATLRPNPAMKGLFVDGHTALSLSRMEVHYFRHNGFIEENQILQNMPKIDHIPSIIVHGRYDMICPIEQAVELHQSWSNSELSIIRDAGHASMEPGIVDALIKATDEMARKQNSRA from the coding sequence ATGCAGGTACTGTACCCTGACATAAAACCTTATAAAGAACATAGCATCATTGTCGACATGCCTCATCGGATCCACATGGAGGAGTGCGGCAACCCGCAAGGGATTCCGGTGCTGTTTCTGCACGGCGGCCCCGGCGCCGGCTGTGAGCCTTATCACCGGCGTTTCTTCGATCCTGAAAAATACCGGATCATCCTGTTTGATCAGCGCGGCTGCGGGCGCTCGGTTCCCCATGCCAGCCTGAAGACCAACACCACTCCGGATTTGGTCAATGACATAGAAACCATCCGTGAATTGCTGGGTATTGAAAGCTGGGTTTTGTTCGGCGGTTCCTGGGGTTCCACTTTGGCGCTGCTATACGCCCAGGCTCATCCAGAGCGGGTAGCGGGAATGATCCTGCGAGGTGTTTTCTTATGTCGTAAACGCGACATAGATTGGTTCTATCGCGATGGCGCCAACCGGATATTCCCCGATCAGTGGAATGAATTGCTGAAGGCGCTCCGGCTGAACAGCGGTGACGATATTCTGCAAGCTTACGACAAGATGTTGAACGGCGATAACGAACTGCAGCGCATGGCGGCAGCAAAAGCCTGGGCGGCGTGGGAAGGGGCGTGCGCTACTTTGCGGCCTAACCCGGCAATGAAAGGGCTTTTTGTTGATGGTCATACGGCATTGAGCCTTTCCAGAATGGAAGTGCATTATTTCAGGCACAACGGATTTATTGAGGAAAACCAAATTCTGCAAAATATGCCTAAGATCGACCATATTCCGTCGATCATTGTGCATGGCCGCTATGACATGATTTGCCCCATCGAACAAGCGGTGGAGCTGCATCAGAGTTGGTCAAATTCAGAGCTCAGCATTATTCGTGATGCGGGCCATGCCAGTATGGAACCGGGCATCGTCGATGCCCTGATCAAAGCAACCGATGAAATGGCACGTAAACAAAACAGCCGGGCGTAG
- the dtd gene encoding D-aminoacyl-tRNA deacylase: MKGLIQRVSQASVEVEGNTIGAIDQGLLVLLGVEKNDDEARADKLLHRITHYRIFNDDNGKMNRSLLEVGGGLLIVSQFTLVADTRKGLRPGFSGGASAGSGEALYQYFVNTARAAMSPVACGQFGADMKVALTNDGPVTFLLET, from the coding sequence ATGAAAGGTTTGATCCAGCGGGTGTCACAGGCATCCGTTGAAGTCGAGGGCAATACAATAGGCGCCATTGATCAGGGCCTATTGGTGCTGCTGGGGGTGGAGAAAAACGACGACGAAGCCCGAGCCGATAAGTTGCTGCACCGTATCACGCACTACCGAATATTTAATGACGATAACGGCAAAATGAATCGCTCATTGTTGGAGGTGGGTGGCGGTTTACTGATTGTGTCGCAATTTACTTTGGTTGCCGATACCCGCAAAGGATTGCGCCCCGGGTTTTCTGGTGGCGCCTCTGCCGGTTCGGGCGAGGCGCTGTATCAATATTTTGTTAACACGGCTCGTGCCGCGATGAGCCCGGTAGCCTGTGGTCAATTCGGAGCAGACATGAAAGTTGCGTTAACGAACGATGGTCCTGTCACTTTTTTGTTGGAAACCTAG
- a CDS encoding porin, protein MLKLNTAGYSAAALSCATFFCLDINAHAETGNISGNQFNPAISLILDGRYSQYHDDFELPGVIVGPEAELPANGFSLGHSELTISANVDDVFYGSTSLAFHEHDGETEVELEEAYLETLGLGHGASIKFGRFLSNIGYMNSQHEHAWTFYDAPLIYNALFGKALYDDGVQLRWLAPTDVYLEFGAEFSRGERFPGGTSTKGNQGRALFAKIGSDLGNNASWQLGLSSYTTAYDQRSSEDHHHEETDHEAEFLLQNGDVQISGVDGVFKWAPTGNPQHQQWVLQAEYFEKDEEAEARLEEHSDAGDASILNQYDGVLSGYYAQIGYRFHPQWRTAIRYEAIEPDNQFTVLQSDGIDPDEFLEETELGSDETITRNSIMLEYNHSEFSRIRLQYNHSDWSEDRDDLWLIQYTMSLGSHGAHQY, encoded by the coding sequence ATGCTCAAGTTAAACACTGCCGGCTATTCGGCGGCTGCACTTTCCTGCGCCACTTTTTTCTGCCTTGATATCAATGCCCACGCCGAAACCGGCAACATCAGCGGCAATCAATTTAACCCTGCCATCAGTTTGATTCTGGACGGCCGCTACAGCCAATATCACGATGATTTTGAATTACCCGGTGTGATTGTGGGTCCCGAAGCGGAATTGCCTGCCAACGGCTTCAGCCTGGGGCACTCGGAGCTCACCATCAGTGCCAATGTCGATGATGTGTTCTATGGCAGTACCAGCCTGGCGTTTCACGAACACGATGGCGAAACCGAAGTGGAACTGGAAGAAGCCTACCTTGAAACCCTTGGGCTCGGGCACGGTGCCAGCATTAAATTTGGGCGCTTTCTGTCGAACATCGGCTATATGAACAGCCAGCACGAACACGCCTGGACTTTTTATGACGCCCCCCTTATCTACAACGCCCTGTTCGGAAAAGCGTTGTATGACGACGGTGTGCAACTGCGCTGGCTGGCACCCACTGACGTCTACCTGGAATTCGGCGCTGAGTTCAGCCGAGGCGAACGCTTCCCGGGGGGCACCAGCACCAAAGGCAATCAGGGCCGTGCCCTGTTCGCTAAAATCGGCAGCGACCTTGGCAATAACGCCAGCTGGCAATTGGGGTTGTCATCCTATACCACCGCCTATGATCAACGTAGCAGCGAAGACCACCACCACGAGGAAACCGATCACGAAGCGGAATTTCTGCTGCAAAACGGCGACGTACAGATCAGCGGAGTAGATGGTGTATTCAAGTGGGCGCCCACCGGCAACCCGCAACACCAACAGTGGGTATTGCAAGCAGAATACTTTGAAAAAGACGAAGAGGCCGAGGCCCGGCTGGAGGAACACTCCGATGCCGGAGACGCGTCTATTCTCAATCAATACGATGGCGTACTGTCAGGCTACTATGCCCAAATCGGCTATCGGTTTCACCCGCAATGGCGCACCGCCATACGTTATGAAGCGATCGAACCCGATAATCAATTCACTGTTTTGCAAAGCGACGGTATCGATCCGGATGAGTTTCTGGAAGAAACGGAACTCGGCAGCGACGAGACCATCACCCGCAACAGCATCATGCTGGAATACAATCACAGCGAATTTTCCCGCATACGTTTGCAGTATAACCACAGTGACTGGAGCGAGGATCGCGACGATCTATGGTTAATTCAATACACCATGAGCCTGGGCAGCCACGGCGCTCACCAATATTAA
- the tatB gene encoding Sec-independent protein translocase protein TatB, producing MFDIGFFELVLLGIVGLLVLGPERLPHAIRMGSAYMGKIRRAVMNVREEFEREVNMQEIQQRIKQQMDESGITEAHKSLQDLKSGVESQHILPPDPKPAAAKAETDPDTAHNPTRPENEAEPLPETTPPRPDKESPKA from the coding sequence ATGTTTGATATTGGCTTTTTTGAATTGGTGCTACTGGGCATCGTTGGCCTGCTGGTGCTGGGCCCTGAGCGCCTGCCCCACGCCATCCGCATGGGCAGCGCCTATATGGGTAAAATCCGCCGCGCAGTAATGAACGTGCGGGAAGAGTTTGAGCGTGAAGTCAACATGCAGGAAATTCAGCAACGCATCAAACAACAAATGGATGAGTCCGGTATCACCGAGGCCCATAAATCCCTACAGGATCTGAAATCCGGTGTAGAAAGCCAGCACATCCTGCCACCGGATCCAAAACCGGCGGCGGCCAAAGCAGAAACAGACCCTGATACCGCACATAATCCGACGCGGCCCGAAAACGAAGCGGAACCGTTACCGGAAACCACCCCACCCCGTCCGGACAAAGAATCCCCCAAAGCATGA
- the tatC gene encoding twin-arginine translocase subunit TatC produces MKKLPPPDTTDSNLTLIGHLVELRQRVMKSLLAILIVFLALIYFSNDIYELVSKPIRDQLPAGTTMIATDITSTFFAPFKLTLVVAFFLAMPVVLGQAWRFIAPGLYDHERKYAVPLLAMSVLLFYGGIAFAHFVIFPLIMNFFVLASPENVTVAPDIASYLTIALKLFFAFGLAFEIPIATMLLIWSGITDVQDLSKKRPYVILFCFVFGMLLTPPDPFSQSMLAIPMWLLFEVGLLLGRVVKKRGNESGNENDDFIENKSD; encoded by the coding sequence ATGAAGAAGTTACCGCCTCCCGACACCACCGACTCCAACCTGACGTTGATCGGGCATCTGGTAGAACTGCGCCAGCGGGTGATGAAATCGCTACTCGCGATATTGATTGTGTTTCTGGCACTGATTTATTTTTCCAATGACATTTACGAACTGGTTTCCAAGCCAATTCGCGATCAACTGCCAGCCGGCACCACGATGATCGCCACGGACATCACATCAACGTTTTTCGCTCCGTTCAAACTGACGTTGGTGGTCGCCTTCTTTTTAGCAATGCCGGTTGTGCTGGGCCAAGCCTGGCGCTTTATTGCTCCGGGGCTGTACGATCATGAGCGCAAATACGCCGTGCCGCTGCTGGCCATGAGCGTGTTGCTGTTTTACGGCGGCATTGCCTTCGCCCACTTTGTTATTTTTCCGCTGATTATGAATTTCTTTGTTCTGGCGAGCCCGGAAAACGTCACCGTGGCACCGGATATTGCGTCTTACCTGACCATCGCCCTGAAGTTATTCTTCGCCTTTGGCCTCGCCTTCGAAATTCCGATTGCGACCATGCTGTTAATTTGGAGCGGCATCACGGATGTCCAGGATTTATCCAAAAAACGGCCTTATGTCATATTATTCTGTTTTGTCTTTGGTATGTTACTGACTCCACCGGATCCGTTTTCACAGTCCATGCTGGCTATTCCCATGTGGTTACTGTTTGAGGTTGGATTATTGCTAGGCCGTGTGGTAAAAAAGCGCGGTAACGAAAGTGGCAATGAAAACGACGATTTTATTGAAAACAAATCCGATTAA
- a CDS encoding metal ABC transporter permease yields MNLSDWTFLMPVFLAGIVVVLSHVPLGQEVVKRGIIFIDLAIAQIAGVGVIAARLLDVDSAWGTQLFAAGAALIGALILVFTERKLGRYQEPLIGILFVLAASLGLLLLSHDPHGGEALKEMLSGQILWVTWQQVAVSSAVLMSISVVWMLFRKRLGHAGFYLLFALTVTTSVQLVGVYLVFASLVIPALAMRNVAERKWRAGLYWGWGIGILGYGAGLTLSYHFDIATSPLIVWALAVCALAGFFISSNSARFPTKK; encoded by the coding sequence GTGAACCTAAGCGATTGGACTTTTCTAATGCCGGTGTTTCTCGCCGGCATTGTGGTGGTCTTATCCCACGTGCCGCTGGGACAAGAAGTGGTAAAGCGCGGGATCATTTTTATTGATCTGGCGATCGCCCAAATTGCCGGAGTCGGCGTTATTGCCGCGCGGCTGCTGGATGTGGACAGCGCCTGGGGTACTCAACTTTTTGCTGCCGGTGCCGCCCTGATTGGTGCGCTTATTTTGGTGTTCACCGAGCGCAAACTGGGACGCTACCAGGAACCCCTGATCGGCATCCTGTTTGTGCTCGCTGCCAGCCTGGGATTGTTGCTGTTGTCTCATGATCCCCACGGCGGTGAAGCCTTAAAAGAAATGCTTTCCGGCCAGATTCTGTGGGTTACCTGGCAGCAGGTCGCTGTCAGCTCCGCTGTTCTGATGTCGATTAGTGTGGTCTGGATGCTATTCAGAAAACGCCTGGGCCACGCGGGTTTCTATCTGCTGTTCGCCCTGACAGTGACCACCAGTGTGCAACTGGTCGGCGTCTATCTGGTGTTCGCCAGCCTGGTGATCCCGGCTTTAGCCATGCGCAATGTCGCTGAACGGAAGTGGCGCGCCGGGCTCTATTGGGGCTGGGGAATCGGCATACTTGGGTACGGGGCCGGGCTCACACTGTCTTATCACTTTGACATTGCGACCTCGCCACTGATCGTTTGGGCGTTGGCAGTATGTGCTTTGGCAGGCTTTTTTATCAGTTCAAACAGCGCTAGGTTTCCAACAAAAAAGTGA